A window of the Budorcas taxicolor isolate Tak-1 chromosome 8, Takin1.1, whole genome shotgun sequence genome harbors these coding sequences:
- the GRHPR gene encoding glyoxylate reductase/hydroxypyruvate reductase isoform X2 → MAGAHGLLCLLSDRIDKKLLDAAGANLKVISTMSVGVDHLALDEIKKRGIRVGYTPGVLTDATAELAVSLLLTTCRRLPEAIAEVKNGGWTSWKPLWMCGHGLSQSTVGIVGLGRIGQAIARRLKPFGVQRFLYTGRQPRPQEAAEFQAEFVSTPELAAESDFIVVACSLTPATRGLCNKDFFQWMKKTAVFVNISRGEVVDQDDLYQALASGQIAAAGLDVTTPEPLPTDHPLLTLKNCVILPHIGSATHRTRNIMSVLAADNLLAGLRGEPMPSELKL, encoded by the exons ATGGCTGGGGCCCATGGCCTGCTCTGCCTCCTCTCGGACCGCATAGACAAGAAGCTCCTGGACGCTGCAG GAGCTAATCTCAAAGTCATTAGCACAATGTCTGTGGGTGTTGACCACTTGGCTCTGGATGAAATCAAGAAGCG TGGGATCCGCGTGGGCTACACTCCGGGTGTCCTGACAGACGCCACAGCCGAGCTCGCCGTCTCCCTGCTGCTTACCACTTGTCGCCGGTTGCCGGAGGCCATCGCGGAGGTGAAGAA tgGTGGCTGGACCTCATGGAAACCCCTGTGGATGTGTGGCCACGGCCTCTCACAGAGCACCGTCGGCATCGTTGGTCTGGGGCGCATAG GCCAGGCCATAGCTCGGCGTCTGAAACCATTTGGTGTCCAGAGATTTCTATACACAGGGCGCCAGCCCAGGCCTCAGGAAGCAGCAGAATTCCAGGCAGAGTTTG TGTCCACCCCCGAGCTGGCTGCCGAGTCCGATTTCATCGTTGTGGCCTGCTCCTTAACACCGGCGACCAGGGGGCTGTGCAACAAGGACTTCTTCCAGTGGATGAAGAAAACAGCTGTGTTTGTCAACATCAGCAG GGGAGAAGTGGTAGACCAGGACGACCTGTACCAGGCCCTGGCCAGCGGTCAGATTGCAGCTGCCGGACTGGACGTGACGACCCCAGAACCACTGCCTACTGACCACCCTCTCCTGACCCTGAAGAACTGTG tGATCCTGCCCCACATTGGCAGTGCCACCCACAGGACCCGAAACATCATGTCTGTCTTGGCAGCTGACAACCTGCTGGCTGGCCTGCGAGGGGAGCCGATGCCCAGTGAACTCAAGCTGTAG
- the ZBTB5 gene encoding zinc finger and BTB domain-containing protein 5 produces the protein MDFPGHFEQIFQQLNYQRLHGQLCDCVIVVGNRHFKAHRSVLAACSTHFRALFSVAEGDQTMNMIQLDSEVVTAEAFAALIDMMYTSTLMLGESNVMDVLLAASHLHLNSVVKACKHYLTTRTLPMSPPSERVQEQSARMQRSFMLQQLGLSIVSSALSSSQSGEEQPAPMSSSMRGNLDQRTPFPMRRLHKRKQSAEERARQRLRPTLDESAISDVTPENGPGVHPREEFFSPDSLKIVDNPKADGMADNPDDNTIMFDQSFGAQEDAQVPSQSDNSASNMAQLSMASRATQVETSFEQEATAEKSAFQCENPEVGLGEKEHMRVVVKSEPLSSPEPQDEVSDVTSQAEGSESVEVEGVVVSAEKIDLSPESSDRSFSDPQSSTDRVGDIHILEVTNNLEHKSTFSISNFLNKSRGSNFSTSQNNDDNLPNTTSDCRLEGEAPYLLSPEAGPASGPSSAPGAHVENPFSEPADSHFVRPMQDVMGLPCVQTSGYQGEQFGMDFSRSGLGLHSSFSRVMMGSPRGGASNFPYYRRIAPKMPVVTSVRSSQIPENSASSQLMMNAATSSFENGHPSQPGPPQLTRASADVLSKCKKALSEHNVLVVEGARKYACKICCKTFLTLTDCKKHIRVHTGEKPYACLKCGKRFSQSSHLYKHSKTTCLRWQSSNLPSTLL, from the coding sequence AAAGCCCACCGCTCGGTACTAGCAGCGTGCAGCACGCATTTCCGAGCCCTGTTCTCAGTGGCAGAGGGAGATCAGACCATGAACATGATCCAGCTGGATAGCGAAGTGGTGACAGCAGAGGCCTTCGCCGCACTGATTGACATGATGTACACCTCCACTCTCATGCTAGGGGAGAGCAATGTCATGGATGTCTTATTGGCAGCCTCTCACCTGCACCTGAACTCTGTTGTTAAGGCATGTAAACATTACCTGACGACACGGACGCTGCCCATGTCTCCCCCCAGCGAGCGTGTTCAGGAGCAGAGCGCCCGCATGCAGCGCTCCTTTATGCTGCAGCAGCTGGGACTGAGCATTGTGAGCTCCGCCCTCAGTTCCAGCCAGAGCGGCGAGGAGCAGCCAGCCCCCATGAGCTCCTCGATGCGTGGTAACCTGGACCAGCGGACGCCCTTCCCCATGCGCCGCCTGCACAAGCGCAAGCAGTCTGCAGAGGAGCGGGCCAGACAGCGCCTCCGACCCACCCTGGATGAGTCTGCCATCTCCGATGTGACGCCAGAGAACGGGCCGGGGGTTCATCCCCGGGAGGAGTTCTTTTCTCCAGATTCTCTGAAAATCGTGGACAACCCTAAGGCCGATGGGATGGCCGACAACCCAGACGACAACACCATCATGTTTGACCAGTCCTTCGGCGCTCAAGAAGATGCCCAGGTGCCCAGCCAGTCTGACAACAGCGCCAGCAATATGGCCCAGCTCTCCATGGCCTCCCGTGCCACTCAGGTCGAGACTAGTTTTGAGCAGGAAGCCACAGCTGAGAAGAGTGCTTTTCAGTGTGAAAACCCGGAGGTGGGCCTTGGTGAGAAGGAGCACATGAGAGTGGTGGTGAAATCTGAGCCCCTGAGCTCTCCTGAGCCTCAGGACGAAGTGAGTGACGTGACCTCCCAAGCGGAAGGCAGCGAGTCGGTGGaggtggagggggtggtggtCAGTGCCGAGAAGATAGACCTCAGCCCAGAGAGCAGCGACCGGAGTTTTTCAGATCCCCAGTCTAGCACTGACCGGGTAGGCGACATCCACATTTTGGAAGTCACCAATAACCTCGAACATAAATCCACCTTTagtatttcaaattttcttaaCAAGAGCAGAGGAAGTAACTTTAGTACCAGTCAGAACAATGACGATAATCTCCCAAACACAACCAGTGACTGCAGGCTGGAGGGGGAGGCCCCTTATTTGTTGAGTCCGGAGGCTGGGCCTGCAAGCGGGCCCTCCTCGGCCCCTGGTGCTCATGTGGAGAACCCATTCAGCGAGCCCGCGGACTCCCACTTTGTTAGGCCCATGCAGGATGTGATGGGCCTACCGTGTGTGCAGACCTCAGGCTACCAAGGAGAACAGTTTGGGATGGATTTTTCCAGGTCCGGTTTGGGATTGCACTCCTCCTTTTCCAGGGTAATGATGGGTTCCCCTCGAGGAGGAGCCAGTAACTTTCCATACTACCGCCGCATAGCTCCCAAAATGCCAGTGGTAACTTCTGTCAGGAGCTCACAGATCCCAGAGAATTCTGCCAGTTCCCAGCTAATGATGAATGCAGCCACGTCCTCATTTGAAAACGGCCACCCTTCGCAGCCCGGCCCCCCGCAGCTGACAAGGGCATCTGCTGATGTCTTGTCGAAGTGCAAGAAGGCCTTATCGGAGCACAATGTCTTGGTTGTAGAGGGGGCTCGCAAGTACGCCTGCAAAATCTGCTGCAAGACTTTCTTGACCTTGACAGATTGCAAGAAGCACATCCGTGTTCACACAGGTGAAAAACCCTATGCCTGCCTGAAGTGCGGCAAGAGGTTCAGTCAGTCCAGCCACCTGTACAAACACTCGAAGACCACCTGCCTGCGCTGGCAGAGCAGCAACCTCCCCAGCACTTTGCTCTAG
- the GRHPR gene encoding glyoxylate reductase/hydroxypyruvate reductase isoform X1, protein MRPVRLMKVFITRRIPPEGSAALARAADCEVEQWDSDEPIPREDLEQRMAGAHGLLCLLSDRIDKKLLDAAGANLKVISTMSVGVDHLALDEIKKRGIRVGYTPGVLTDATAELAVSLLLTTCRRLPEAIAEVKNGGWTSWKPLWMCGHGLSQSTVGIVGLGRIGQAIARRLKPFGVQRFLYTGRQPRPQEAAEFQAEFVSTPELAAESDFIVVACSLTPATRGLCNKDFFQWMKKTAVFVNISRGEVVDQDDLYQALASGQIAAAGLDVTTPEPLPTDHPLLTLKNCVILPHIGSATHRTRNIMSVLAADNLLAGLRGEPMPSELKL, encoded by the exons ATGAGGCCAGTGAGACTCATGAAGGTGTTCATCACACGCAGGATTCCCCCCGAGGGCAGCGCCGCGCTCGCCCGGGCCGCAGA CTGTGAGGTGGAGCAGTGGGATTCTGATGAGCCCATTCCCAGAGAGGACCTGGAACAGAGAATGGCTGGGGCCCATGGCCTGCTCTGCCTCCTCTCGGACCGCATAGACAAGAAGCTCCTGGACGCTGCAG GAGCTAATCTCAAAGTCATTAGCACAATGTCTGTGGGTGTTGACCACTTGGCTCTGGATGAAATCAAGAAGCG TGGGATCCGCGTGGGCTACACTCCGGGTGTCCTGACAGACGCCACAGCCGAGCTCGCCGTCTCCCTGCTGCTTACCACTTGTCGCCGGTTGCCGGAGGCCATCGCGGAGGTGAAGAA tgGTGGCTGGACCTCATGGAAACCCCTGTGGATGTGTGGCCACGGCCTCTCACAGAGCACCGTCGGCATCGTTGGTCTGGGGCGCATAG GCCAGGCCATAGCTCGGCGTCTGAAACCATTTGGTGTCCAGAGATTTCTATACACAGGGCGCCAGCCCAGGCCTCAGGAAGCAGCAGAATTCCAGGCAGAGTTTG TGTCCACCCCCGAGCTGGCTGCCGAGTCCGATTTCATCGTTGTGGCCTGCTCCTTAACACCGGCGACCAGGGGGCTGTGCAACAAGGACTTCTTCCAGTGGATGAAGAAAACAGCTGTGTTTGTCAACATCAGCAG GGGAGAAGTGGTAGACCAGGACGACCTGTACCAGGCCCTGGCCAGCGGTCAGATTGCAGCTGCCGGACTGGACGTGACGACCCCAGAACCACTGCCTACTGACCACCCTCTCCTGACCCTGAAGAACTGTG tGATCCTGCCCCACATTGGCAGTGCCACCCACAGGACCCGAAACATCATGTCTGTCTTGGCAGCTGACAACCTGCTGGCTGGCCTGCGAGGGGAGCCGATGCCCAGTGAACTCAAGCTGTAG